Within the Salvia hispanica cultivar TCC Black 2014 chromosome 4, UniMelb_Shisp_WGS_1.0, whole genome shotgun sequence genome, the region gtaggtcacacattccactaactcactttactcacattttactattgtaaaactaatttaaaaaattaggtctcatattccactaacttttccaacctattattctttatatttcttaaaactcgtgctcacaataagagtgactcctattgtgggacgaaggaaataataattattattataatataagggtattatataattcatattttatataagtatattataactatttattaattacgagatatgaatattatagtaatataataatatttaaatacgaGTAAAAGTCAAAACTAGTCATGAACATATgcccattttatgattttggtcctatactttatcttttgaatttttgcatcctgaacatttcaactcggatcacaattggtcctacactaacaattgggcatatgttcaggatcagttttggcctttactctttaaatataattaaaactataactATATTAAGTATGActcataatttgaattatattaaaaaataaattaaatattaatttataatatcataataataattagtactacCGGCGGAGTATTCACGGGGGGTACTGCAGAACACGTGCGAGCCCCTTctaatggaaaaataaaattcaatgaaGATTTGGTTCATCCGACACGTACACGCCATGGACATCCCGCCTTTCTCTGTTCCATAAACTTGTATGTAACTATTGAAAGTGAAGATagtgatgttataaattaataattaatttattttttaatatcattcaaatatacttaattatagttataattatattaaattattataattatattatggttataatactaaaagctactagtaattaataaataattacagtataattatttgaattatgaatcatataatattattatataataattattattattttatggaatattaaattaataactaatcaatataatcttaataaaatttaaaattgtgaattgtattcataataatataaagattcgaatattttaattaggtgtttcaaccctaaaatgagtataaaataatttaataaaaaatattcaattgatttaattagtttaaataattaatttaattagctaTTGTCACGACCGCGCCTTGCTAAAAATAGCATTGCTCGGTAAATCCTAACTAGGGGAGGGGAAACAAGAAGAAGGGATAGAAAGGGGatgaaatgataaataataagACAAACAAGTACTTCTTAACAACACCAAGGAGGTTCACAAGACAACAGATAATCATGAAATTTCAAAGAGTGTTTAACATAAGTCACTCGTTACTAGTCAATTTTCTTAAGACCCGTTTAGTACATAATACTAACAATAGTGCACAACGGATTGTAAACACATAACCATATGTATGACGGCATATGCCACAAAATCCTACAAAGAGGTGAGACGACCACCGACTCCACTCAGCCACCAATTCATCACTACTCAActtgcacatttagaaatacatgcaggggTGGGTATGTtgtactcagtggacacattGCCGAAAGATACACATATATAAGAAAAGTTATTATCATGCCATCGATCACAGTAACACATGGGGATTTTTCTTAAAGGCCCGAGCGTactaaattcatttttaaaaagtttgtcTGATCAGACTAAGTTCATTCCAGTAATCCACCATATCTGATAGTTCATTGTTGtcgggaaggtggccaccttccactatCACATTGACCGGCCAACCCTTACGATGACTCACGGTCCATTCCGTTGTGTACACTAACTCGAATAGGATCTTGGTCCTATTGGAGTCTGATTTggattcattcattcatttgtCATTGccaaacagataggcatcataaaacaaaatcatttatggcacgataacatttaaaaaaagtaagtgcgcttttatcaaacaaaaatcatttcatatatatttgataattttatctaCACTTAATGTGTTGgatataaaaagtgaaataaaatagtgatgatGTGAAATGAGATGAGCTCCTGGGATGAGCTCTCATTGCAAGGAGATAGACTCTAAGATAGGTCTGCTGTCGCAACAGGAAAAAATTGAGATAGACTCTGAGATGAGCTTCGGAGATAGGTCATCATTGCTAATGctctcatagttgagtcatttccatacgtagtaacttttttctctttcttactttactctcttttgttttattctctctactttattcattttttctttattctctctacctttttttatttattactttttttatctatttatttaacacgctcaacattttttcataaaatttgtgtcaaaaAATTTCGCCTGAAGGAACAAATGGAATAGTAATTAAGGAAATTATGATATTGACAAAATTATTCCAATCATGTATATGcaattatctaaatttataagtatcctttttttattatcggaaaagggtagtgataaaatgcaaactcatatattgtacaaactccaaactttttcaacacaatatcaacataatgtcaacacagtataaaatttcaagattctgatatcaacacaatatcaatacaatgtcaacacaatttcaacacaacatcaaccgttgacattgtgttgacattttttgttactATTATTTCATGATCTGTTGATATATTCTAACGgttcagatcatagtttgaagtttgtacaatatttagagtttgcatttgatcacgtcCCTACACCGTGTAAATCTAGTTCactgtaaatattaaaaatatttgaattgaaatcGCCACGTCACGTGGCACGCTTGAGTGTTTCGAGATCGGGTATCAGATTGCGATTTGCAATTGCAAGTCAGTAATATGATGTGTAGTGGTCCCCACTCGTGTGGGGCTGTGGTTATTATTCTCTTTAATCAAtcttataaaatgtttattCAATCTACTCTTTTCTCTCATTGGATTGGATTTTTCTTCCGTCTTCGAAAAACACTCCGCTGTAAATTGAGCGGCGCAGGCAGCCCTTCCTATTCGCCGCCCTCTTTTCCTCCTCAGCCCAAAACTCACTGATCGATTGATGAATGGAAGCGGCGGAGCCCTTACTGTTATCCACCTCATCTCCCAATATCTGTGATTTCGTCATCACTCTCCATTCTCCCCTTTCCCAAACCCAATCCTTGGACGCAAACCCTAACTTTTACCAACAACACGATGACGAAGAAGAATCCGAgcctccgccgcctccaccGTCCTCCTGCGGCCGGAAGAAAATTCAGCGCAGTAAAACCGCCCCGGCGATGATCGTCATGAAGGATTACCGGTCTCATCCCGCCGACGGCGACGCCAATTTCGAATCCGATTCCCCTTCGCTCGTTCGCCAAGCTGCAATTCTGCTTGTTTTGTACCTAGCCTTAGGCATCGTGATCTACTCCTTCAACCGCGACCACTTCTCCGGCATTGAGACTCACCCCGTCGTCGACGCGCTCTACTTCTCCATCGTCACCATGTGCACAATCGGCTACGGCGACATCGCCCCCACCACCCCCATCGCGAAGGTGTTCGCCTGCGTTTTCGTGCTCGTCGGATTCGGATTCATCGATATTCTCCTCAGCGGCGTCGTCAATTACGTGCTGGATTTGCAGGAGAACATCATCCTCGCCGGAATCAAGCCTTCGCCGGCGCCGGCGAAGGCGAAGGGCTTCTCGGCGCGGAATTACATAGTCGATGTGGCGAAGGGGAGGATGAGGATCCGATTGAAGGTCGGATTAGCCCTAGGCGTGGTGGTGCTGTGCATCGGGATCGGCATCCTGTTCCTCCACTTGGTGGAGCGCCTCAATTGGGTGGATTCCGTTTACCTATCGGTGATGTCGGTGACGACGGTGGGGTACGGCGACAAGGCGTTCAGGACTATAACGGGGAGGCTGTTTGCATCGGTGTGGCTGCTGCTGTCGACGCTGGCGGTGGCGCGTGCGTTTCTGTACCTGGCGGAGGCTAGGGTTGACAAGAGGCATCGGAAAATTGCGAATTGGGCGCTGCATCGGGAAATCACGGTGGAGGATTTGTTCGCTGCTGACCTCAACAACAACGGCTTCATTAGGTAAAGACTAATAATCCCCAATTCGTGCTtcctcttaatttatttttgtcaatgTGTTGATGGGGTTGAAATTGGGGCAGTAAATCGGAGTATGTCATCTACAAATTGAAGGAGATGGGGAAGATTAAAGAGAAGGATATTATGCAGATATGCGATCAGTTCAACAAACTTGACCAGAATAACTCCGGCAAGATCACTCTTCCTCACCTGCTCCAGAATCCTCTATAGCATTTGTGTTGTTTGTACACTCATTGTgggatttaattaatgtatgcATATACAAACTGAACTTATTTGATTGACAAATTATTTGTTACATTTTCTTGATGTTTGTAGCATACAATTAGTTTAGACAGTTGTTAATGTGGATTTGCCATAGACAGTGTGTGTGTATACCTTTTAAAAGAAACACGAACACCTCctttaaatttcaaacaaacTTTCAAGTATGAAAACAGAGCACTGACAAAACATTTGGTGcagtaagaaaaaagaaataattatgaaattaaatccTAGGCTATCCAAATATGTTGTGTCTTATGAAGAAACATCCATGGATGACCAAATAAACAACATGGAACTGTTGTTATGATTCCAATTATTAGTTAAAGTTTGTGGTAGTTAGTTTATGATCCATCTCCAATGAAAAATCGTGCAACGATATATGGTACTGTTTGTAGACAGCCTCCCGCGGAATGGACATTTGTGAGCCACCCTTGACAGAGCTTGCCAACTAACCTGCAATGAAAAGGGAATAAAGGAATTATAAGTAGATCGTTGACAGTGGACTCAGTCGACGCCACTAAGTCTAGATACAATAACATTCAACCTGACCAATCCAATCGCTTTAAAAAGGAATAGGATCATTTTTATATTGCATGGGGGTTGAGGTGAGGTAGATTAAACAGGGAgtgtattttcattttggaacaatatttctttatgttaattatacttattgtaatattaatatacattCATCAAGATGACATGCAGTCAGGATGGCCGAGTGGTCTAAGGCGCCAGACTCAAGTTCTGGTCTTCGAGAGAGGGCGTGGGTTCAAATCCCACTTCTGacattttttctgtttttttattgacaATTTTAACATCTGTTTTGTTACTGTATTTGAATACTTTGATGCCACCAGCCAAGATTAGTCGTTGACTTGTAATCTATATTCCATGCCTCTtccttttgaatatttaatctGTTAATAATTCTGGTGTGACTTCATGTACCATGCCTTTccctagggatgtcaatcgggctaacCCGTTCGGGTTCATGCCAACCTACTCGGGTTGCCGGGCTATTTGGGCgcgggctattcgggttatggattttcaaccctaaccctaaaccgccgggttttgggctaacccatcgggctattcgggcataaaagctttcgaaaataatttcttatatcgaaattttcttctataaaatgattttaaattttagatactttttttctgtttagttagaatcatataaaatcttcatatttttatagtattctACAATAATACTTGGAAAGAAGCAtttcatctcgatcaactacaacataaattaaagcttgtgttcgtgtcattattTTGGGCTTTTGGCATTGTTTGCAACTAAttatttgtgaaaattaaaaatcatatcttacatgaatcataattaaaatgataaatatattaagatttcgatgagttatttcttaattttgtcttgattggctTTGGTGGTGGTAAGACACTAATGGCAGATGATGGGACGGTGGAATAATGAGTCGAGGAGGAACTTGAAAGCTGATATTGTGGGATCGAGTGGAAAAGtatagaatgaagattgaatgAGACTAATGATTATGTAGAAAGATTgaggattcaaaaatataaaaaaaacctaaaacttaataattttaattaaaagttgcaaCCCATCGGAccgacccgcaacccgttcgggccaacccgtttaacccgccaacccattcgggccaacccgtttagcccgttttgtattcgggtaataaaattacaaccctAACCCGCTCATTTTACCGGGTTGTTCGGGCCGGTCCACAAGTTTCgggttgaattgacatccctacctTTCTCATTTGGCCTattaatatactcctacttttACTGTgattattagtactaataatatgaCCGGTCTTTTTTTAATCCATACTTTCCTAGCAAAATGTTTGGTATGACTTTTAATAAAACCATAGTTGAATGTGTCTCATTATGCCTGTTCAATTAGCCACAATGACATTTATTTTCAACTCCACTAGCCacattttgttgtttatatataaaatcagaATTTGGTGAAATATGTACATATACACACGCGATTacctaaaaatattatgataaaaaaattaaaagctaAAAGCTAGACTGCATTGTGAATATTCCAGTAGTGTTGGAGTACATATTACGTAGAGTTGATGCAGTACAATATTCATGTCTTACATATATAGATTGAACACGTAACGTAATCATATGGTTCTATTTTCATGAAATTAGAAATGTAACGTTggatattactccctccatccagcAATAgaagtcccgtttttccattttgggacgtctgggaataggagtcccggttctaCTTATCATATTTGGACAATTTAATTACTCTCCCCCTTCTCACTAATTTACACAATTGccataaaaaaacactccCCACCCAACTTTAATTTCACTCTCTCACCctcattctctctcactctcgGTCTCACTATCCCAATCGccgccctcctcctcctcccaaTCGCCGCCTCTTCCTCTTCCCCAGTACCCTCTGAAACCCTAACCCCCTTCTATGGGTTAGCTTCGGATTTCGGACGGAAAATTCAACTTCCACGTTGGCCTCGTCCGAATCCAACGCCGGAGTGGACCTTCGACACGTAGGAGGGGTCGATCCTGACTCCTATTGCAACCCACCTTTCTCCTATCCCAGATCTGAAAGCTACGCCATGGATGATGGctgatttgaaattttcggTTCAGATTTGGAGCAGATTTCCACTCATTTTGCTAGTAATGGAAGACATTTTGTTTaagttgagggtttttttaaattcagtttttaatttatgtccATGAATATATTGGCAgcttgaaattaaaaatttcattatgtgTTGGGTTTATTGAAATGGCATGCAATgcagggaaaaaaaaaattcgcaGCTTCTTTTTTCAATGCAAGATGAAGCAAAAATGTTTAACACAATTGAGGTGGATCCCAAATTCCACTATCACATACCATTTATAACACACTTCAaaactttcttaaaatccgtggcCTTTAGAAATGGAACTTTTATTGCTGGATGCAGGGACGGATGTAATGTATTACTAggtggggcaaatgcccctcctcaaatatattgatgtatactattttatttaataattttgcaaattttataaaatttctttatatttgtcCCTTCTTAAACTCTCAAATTATTTGtacatataattttacccCCTTCCATTTACATTCCTGGATCCGTCCCTGGCTtgatggaatggagggagtattttgg harbors:
- the LOC125218685 gene encoding two-pore potassium channel 5, encoding MEAAEPLLLSTSSPNICDFVITLHSPLSQTQSLDANPNFYQQHDDEEESEPPPPPPSSCGRKKIQRSKTAPAMIVMKDYRSHPADGDANFESDSPSLVRQAAILLVLYLALGIVIYSFNRDHFSGIETHPVVDALYFSIVTMCTIGYGDIAPTTPIAKVFACVFVLVGFGFIDILLSGVVNYVLDLQENIILAGIKPSPAPAKAKGFSARNYIVDVAKGRMRIRLKVGLALGVVVLCIGIGILFLHLVERLNWVDSVYLSVMSVTTVGYGDKAFRTITGRLFASVWLLLSTLAVARAFLYLAEARVDKRHRKIANWALHREITVEDLFAADLNNNGFISKSEYVIYKLKEMGKIKEKDIMQICDQFNKLDQNNSGKITLPHLLQNPL